In Chryseobacterium gleum, a single genomic region encodes these proteins:
- a CDS encoding HlyD family secretion protein, protein MKKKYTPTDRLITKITGWISLAIVAALAVWGGFTLKNYYAYEQTNDAQVQEYVNPIISRAGGFIVAVKFEENQEVKKGDTLLIIDNREYVLQEKQTQAALRKAYAQLKVLESTTETTEKEAAAAMDQVDANKAKVWKQKLDYNRYKKLYDEESATRQRLEDVKATLDINESDYRSSQDNYAASMSKINDIRAEKTVVLAEIARLEALLDRHKLDVSYTAVTAAYDGRMGRRTVEVGQMIDAGETLAFIVNNETDKWVVANYKETQIKDMHIGDHVKIVADSYPDREFKGTIISLSPATGSSFSLLPPDNSTGNYVKIVQRIPVRIRVDGQRKDIDILKVGMNVNVYANKKHSNG, encoded by the coding sequence ATGAAAAAAAAATATACTCCAACGGACAGACTGATCACGAAGATCACAGGATGGATTTCACTTGCTATCGTTGCCGCACTTGCTGTCTGGGGCGGTTTTACCTTAAAGAACTATTATGCATATGAACAGACCAATGATGCCCAAGTTCAGGAATATGTAAACCCGATTATTTCAAGAGCCGGAGGATTTATTGTCGCTGTAAAATTTGAGGAAAATCAGGAAGTGAAAAAAGGCGATACCCTTTTAATTATTGATAACCGTGAATATGTCCTTCAGGAAAAACAAACGCAGGCAGCCCTCCGTAAAGCCTACGCGCAATTGAAAGTCCTTGAAAGTACTACAGAAACTACAGAAAAAGAAGCTGCCGCAGCAATGGATCAGGTAGATGCCAATAAAGCAAAGGTTTGGAAACAAAAACTTGATTATAACAGGTACAAAAAACTGTATGATGAAGAATCTGCCACCAGACAGCGTCTTGAAGATGTTAAAGCAACTCTTGACATCAATGAAAGTGATTACAGATCTTCACAGGATAATTATGCAGCTTCAATGTCTAAAATAAATGATATCCGGGCGGAAAAAACGGTTGTCCTTGCAGAAATTGCCAGACTGGAAGCATTGCTGGACCGCCACAAGTTGGATGTGAGCTATACAGCCGTTACTGCAGCATATGACGGAAGGATGGGAAGAAGAACCGTTGAAGTAGGTCAGATGATTGATGCAGGAGAAACACTTGCATTTATAGTTAATAATGAAACCGACAAATGGGTAGTGGCCAATTATAAAGAAACGCAGATCAAGGACATGCACATCGGAGATCATGTAAAAATTGTAGCAGATTCTTATCCTGACAGAGAGTTTAAAGGGACGATTATTTCACTTTCCCCGGCAACAGGCTCAAGCTTCTCATTGCTTCCGCCGGATAACTCCACCGGGAATTACGTGAAAATTGTGCAGCGTATTCCTGTGAGAATCAGAGTGGATGGGCAAAGAAAAGACATTGATATTCTGAAAGTAGGAATGAATGTAAATGTATATGCCAATAAAAAACATTCCAATGGCTAA
- a CDS encoding beta-carotene 15,15'-monooxygenase, with protein MAKRQMPYFKKWAPEWLVKIILFSMTLPGIIIFFLPLANVNAAAGYYGSEPADIQFSVALFYAGYVGFYSLERRFFSFLAAKEYFLLFTTLQILACLVCYCTHEIYILFPIRFMQGMLFAGNVNLSLTLIFTRLSSERGREISFSVFFGILICALPFNNLITADLIDSYNFNIVYKTAIFSYLPGLIFLALAMSNYRTHARFHLYKLDWQSFGLFSTMLVLIGYITIFGQEYYWLEDWRIMGSAIGIAVLALISVFRQQAIKRPYIDLRVFRYRNFKVGLLILFVMYICRFASGIVNSYFSSELHLDPLHISYINIFNLAGLVTGVIIACCMVLQKKNIRYIWGPGFLMLLIFHGLMYYSFDVQADEFNYYIPLFIQGLGVGLIMVPTIIFIISSVPAAIGPSAAATALAVRYLGFCISIAQINFFELFEKSRHYNAFQDHLSAVDPAVKNFLHQQTAKLVARGMPEGKAVKAANKLLIGRMNVQDHVRFAMDYYEMMVWLLAASLLLIFLFPYLNRTALYLKSRRLSPA; from the coding sequence ATGGCTAAAAGACAGATGCCTTATTTTAAAAAATGGGCTCCTGAATGGCTTGTTAAAATCATCCTTTTTTCAATGACACTGCCGGGGATCATTATCTTTTTTCTCCCGCTTGCGAATGTGAATGCAGCGGCCGGATATTATGGAAGTGAGCCGGCAGATATCCAGTTTTCAGTAGCACTGTTCTATGCCGGATATGTAGGCTTTTACAGCCTTGAAAGAAGATTTTTCAGTTTCCTGGCTGCCAAAGAATATTTTCTGCTTTTTACCACACTGCAAATATTGGCTTGCCTGGTATGCTATTGTACACATGAAATCTATATACTGTTTCCGATACGTTTCATGCAGGGAATGTTGTTTGCAGGAAACGTAAACCTTTCATTGACGTTAATTTTTACAAGGCTGAGCAGTGAAAGAGGGCGGGAGATCAGCTTTTCAGTATTCTTCGGAATTCTGATCTGCGCTTTGCCTTTTAATAACCTCATCACAGCAGACCTTATTGATTCCTATAATTTTAATATCGTTTATAAGACAGCCATATTCTCATACCTTCCGGGACTTATCTTTCTTGCACTGGCCATGAGCAATTACAGAACGCATGCAAGGTTTCATCTGTACAAGCTTGACTGGCAAAGTTTTGGGCTGTTCAGTACGATGCTGGTGCTGATTGGGTATATCACCATTTTCGGACAGGAATATTATTGGCTGGAAGACTGGCGGATTATGGGAAGTGCCATTGGAATTGCTGTTCTGGCATTGATATCCGTATTCCGTCAGCAGGCTATCAAAAGACCTTATATTGATCTGCGTGTTTTCAGGTACAGAAATTTTAAGGTAGGTCTGCTGATCCTTTTTGTGATGTATATCTGTCGGTTTGCATCAGGAATTGTCAATAGCTATTTTTCATCTGAGCTGCATCTGGATCCGCTTCATATTTCCTATATCAATATCTTCAATCTTGCAGGATTGGTTACAGGTGTGATTATCGCCTGCTGTATGGTTTTACAGAAGAAAAATATAAGATATATCTGGGGTCCCGGATTTTTAATGCTTCTTATTTTCCATGGATTAATGTATTACTCTTTTGATGTTCAGGCTGATGAGTTTAATTATTATATTCCATTATTCATTCAGGGATTGGGTGTTGGATTGATTATGGTCCCGACGATTATTTTTATTATCTCCTCAGTTCCTGCTGCCATTGGCCCCTCAGCTGCTGCAACAGCCCTGGCAGTACGGTATCTTGGATTTTGTATCAGCATTGCACAGATCAATTTTTTTGAACTGTTTGAAAAAAGCCGCCATTATAATGCATTTCAGGATCATTTAAGTGCTGTGGATCCGGCTGTTAAAAATTTTCTTCATCAGCAGACCGCTAAACTTGTTGCGAGAGGAATGCCTGAAGGTAAAGCCGTAAAAGCGGCCAATAAGCTGTTGATTGGAAGGATGAATGTTCAGGATCATGTCCGTTTTGCAATGGATTATTATGAAATGATGGTGTGGCTTCTTGCTGCGTCACTGTTATTGATTTTTCTTTTTCCTTACCTGAACCGTACTGCCCTTTATCTGAAGTCACGTCGACTTTCACCTGCGTAG
- a CDS encoding MarR family winged helix-turn-helix transcriptional regulator: MTKYNIENFRDASRAYSDASIFMHEAIARKAGLSSTDHKYLGLILQYESVTAGEISKLTGLTTGAVTGLIDRLEKKNLLKRQFIQEDRRKVIIIPNVQNSMKLLGPIFDELQQKTLRLISTFSKKEVETIERYFREATILMKETADHLNNQ; the protein is encoded by the coding sequence ATGACTAAATATAATATTGAAAATTTCAGAGACGCCAGCAGAGCCTATTCTGACGCCAGTATTTTTATGCACGAGGCCATTGCCAGAAAAGCGGGGCTTTCCAGTACCGATCATAAATACCTGGGCCTTATTCTACAGTATGAATCGGTTACCGCCGGCGAAATTTCTAAGCTGACGGGCCTTACAACCGGTGCTGTAACAGGCTTGATAGATCGTCTGGAGAAAAAGAATCTTCTGAAAAGACAGTTTATTCAGGAAGACCGAAGAAAAGTGATCATTATCCCAAATGTTCAGAACAGCATGAAATTACTGGGGCCCATTTTCGATGAATTGCAGCAAAAAACACTTCGCTTAATTTCCACCTTTTCAAAAAAAGAAGTAGAAACCATTGAGCGCTATTTCAGGGAAGCAACAATTCTTATGAAAGAAACAGCAGACCATTTAAATAATCAATAA